From one Culex quinquefasciatus strain JHB chromosome 3, VPISU_Cqui_1.0_pri_paternal, whole genome shotgun sequence genomic stretch:
- the LOC6042879 gene encoding exonuclease 3'-5' domain-containing protein 2 has product MGFTDRERTIAATVAVVGVGTAAVLVALCNKRKIIQRFRGPLYDQTIRVVTNAEECQQVVGTLRNHCRDYRILGFDCEWVTEKGKRHPVALLQLASHQGLCALIRLCQMKRIPPELGELLNDPGILKVGIGAIEDAQLLRSDYNLKVESALDLRHLAERCRVPGPYGMARLAEKSLGLQLDKHWRVRASDWEALELSERQLKYAANDAHVAVELFRLYADRVLRCGIFTTRKKWFDSLMTEIECFLDQRYKDPPKSQKGATSGGKNGKKKLLDSKNSVLELKRSMSTRAKPLYDNCIMTAPDGEVLCTCDRKKAEWYVIKELADIVSDQPTYTIRLRFEPKGRAVGEVGKYYQTPKENKCVVCGEKDSYIRKNVVPRDYRRHFPLVMKEHISHDVLLLCAPCHRRSTMNDENMRLKLASLCTAPFTANDNPKEIRVESMAELRKAARALVYCADRIPPERLASLRRKMQRLLGGGQGVQLTREVLEHYANIQTAIPNGDYFAHGEKVVEYFKEQPGGIGELERMWREHFLHSMKPKFMPDLWSVEHNVKRLEIRADEGRVNEEDLAMAGVSRPIRKPTQSATNSSSSNSNGSTTQTSESTHSSAVTSSSSSSSAVLPLLSDNDSTARDVSSYRDEEATLEPQSKTDKTTFYSNREDSRTLYASAAATNKPSASETDQFRTVRPEDDPEELATANDFESLESSYDSDDSDSTLSQPSMTLLNSTDDWEAEVAANEPAGVNGTVALEGSSTSSRRWN; this is encoded by the exons ATGGGTTTTACGGATCGCGAGCGAACCATCGCCGCCACGGTGGCCGTCGTCGGAGTTGGCACAGCCGCCGTTTTGGTCGCGTTGTGCAACAAGCGCAAGATAATCCAGCGCTTCCGGGGTCCTCTGTACGACCAGACCATCCGGGTGGTGACGAACGCGGAGGAATGCCAGCAGGTTGTTGGGACGTTGCGGAACCATTGCCGGGACTATAGGATTCTGGGCTTTGACTGCGAGTGGGTTACGGAGAAGGGCAAGCGTCATCCGGTGGcgttgctgcagttggcctcgCACCAGGGCTTGTGCGCGTTGATCCGGCTGTGCCAGATGAAGCGGATTCCGCCGGAGTTGGGGGAGCTGCTGAACGATCCGGGGATACTGAAGGTCGGCATCGGGGCGATTGAGGATGCCCAGCTGTTGAGGTCGGACTATAATTTGAAGGTGGAGAGTGCGCTGGATTTGCGCCATCTGGCGGAACGGTGTCGCGTCCCGGGACCGTACGGGATGGCGCGGTTGGCGGAGAAGTCGCTGGGGTTGCAGCTGGATAAGCATTGGAGGGTGCGGGCTTCGGATTGGGAGGCGTTGGAGTTGTCCGAGCGGCAGCTCAAGTACGCGGCGAATGATGCTCACGTGGCGGTCGAGCTGTTCCGGCTTTACGCTGATCGGGTACTGAGATG CGGCATCTTTACGACTAGGAAGAAATGGTTCGATTCTTTGATGACCGAGATTGAGTGCTTCCTGGACCAGCGATACAAAGATCCTCCAAAGTCCCAGAAAGGAGCGACTAGCGGAGGCAAAAATGGCAAGAAAAAACTGCTGGATTCGAAGAA TTCCGTCCTCGAGCTCAAGCGCTCAATGTCGACGAGGGCCAAACCGCTGTACGACAACTGCATCATGACGGCCCCGGACGGGGAAGTCCTCTGCACCTGCGACCGCAAAAAGGCCGAGTGGTACGTCATCAAGGAGCTGGCGGACATCGTGTCCGATCAGCCCACCTACACGATCCGGCTGCGCTTCGAGCCGAAGGGGCGCGCCGTCGGCGAAGTTGGCAAGTACTACCAAACGCCAAAGGAGAACAAGTGCGTCGTGTGCGGCGAGAAGGATTCCTACATCCGGAAGAACGTGGTGCCGCGCGACTACCGGAGACACTTTCCAC TGGTCATGAAGGAGCACATCTCGCACGACGTGCTGCTGCTGTGCGCGCCCTGCCACCGTCGGAGCACCATGAACGACGAAAACATGCGCCTCAAGCTGGCCTCGCTCTGTACGGCCCCGTTCACCGCCAACGACAACCCGAAGGAGATCCGCGTCGAATCGATGGCCGAACTGCGCAAGGCGGCCCGAGCCCTCGTTTACTGCGCCGACCGGATTCCGCCGGAACGGCTCGCGAGTCTTCGGCGCAAAATGCAACGGCTGCTGGGAGGGGGGCAAGGGGTGCAGCTGACGCGGGAGGTGCTGGAACATTATGCTAACATCCAGACGGCCATTCCTAACGGGGATTACTTTGCGCACGGGGAGAAGGTCGTGGAGTACTTTAAGGAGCAGCCGGGTGGGATTGGGGAGCTGGAACGGATGTGGCGGGAGCACTTTTTGCACAGCATGAAGCCGAAATTTATGCCGGATCTGTGGTCCGTCGAGCATAATGTTAAGAG ATTGGAAATTCGCGCCGACGAGGGTCGCGTCAACGAGGAAGACCTCGCGATGGCCGGAGTGAGTCGTCCCATCCGAAAGCCAACCCAGTCCGcaaccaacagcagcagcagcaacagcaacggaAGCACGACCCAAACTTCGGAGTCAACCCATTCTTCGGCGGTGACCTCGTCCTCGTCCTCATCTTCGGCGGTTCTCCCTCTACTAAGTGACAACGACAGCACCGCCCGGGACGTTTCTTCCTACCGTGACGAGGAGGCCACACTCGAACCACAATCGAAAACCGACAAAACAACATTCTACTCAAACCGCGAAGACTCGCGCACTCTGTACGCCTCGGCCGCCGCTACCAACAAACCGTCAGCCTCCGAAACGGACCAATTCCGCACCGTTCGCCCCGAGGACGACCCCGAGGAGCTGGCCACGGCCAACGATTTCGAGTCGCTCGAGTCGAGCTACGATTCGGACGACTCCGACTCGACGCTGTCGCAACCCTCGATGACGCTGCTCAACTCGACCGACGACTGGGAGGCGGAAGTGGCGGCGAACGAACCGGCCGGCGTCAACGGGACCGTTGCGCTGGAGGGGAGCTCGACGTCGTCGCGAAGGTGGAACTAG
- the LOC6042883 gene encoding small G protein signaling modulator 3 homolog: MDVAKSLFGARDHEGYAGKEEHMKKVESANSEDDGELVELAEGLHISESEIRPTAGGPFSALTPSMWPQDILAKLGQPETDEPPNHQPDYRFDEFGFRVEEEDGPEPSSNRLLSIPFMEDPAQRLQWVAHLEFSHNKEATELTWDSVEVVLPRTEKLRAMVRQGIPHSLRPQMWMRLSGALQKKLKSETTYQDILKASSNDALMTSKQIEKDLLRIMPTNACFSSLSSTGVPRLRRILRGIAWLYPDIGYCQGTGVIAASLLLLLEEEDAFWMMATIVEDLLPASYYSSTLLGIQADQRVMQTLIGSYLSGVDETLKSHDIELSLITLHWFLTLFASVVHMKILLRIWDWFFYDGSIVLFQLTLGLLKIKEPSLENLENSAQIFNSLSDIPGDIDDVEHLFAISTEVGGSLSPMVIETHRRRHLAYLMADQGGLVGNPEAGSNLPKQHLARRQVKKSKSMLQMILFGSDDGDEELKNKNIRQTEILVDLREAILKVARHFLAIEPKLASHIKLVADYTMDSHAKDHENYINVSRTRSRRAKALHDFERHDDDELGFRKNDIITIISQKDEHCWVGELNGLRGWFPAKFVELLDERSKQYSCAGDDAISETVTDLVRGTLAPTLKQVLEHGMRRPSFLGGPCHPWLFIEEAATREVEKDFESVYSRLVLCKTYRLDEDGKVLTPEELLYRCVQSVNQSHDAAHAQMDVKLRSLICLGLNEQVLHLWMEVLCSCSEMVQKWYHPWSFIYSPGWVQIKCDLRLLCQFAFNLNPDWELPAKREAASQSQPLKDGVRDMLVKHHLFSWDL, from the exons ATGGACGTGGCCAAGTCCCTGTTTGGTGCCCGTGACCACGAAGGTTACGCTGGCAAGGAGGAACATATG AAAAAGGTAGAATCTGCAAACTCGGAGGACGATGGTGAGCTGGTCGAGTTGGCCGAGGGGTTGCACATCTCGGAGAGTGAGATTCGGCCGACGGCTGGGGGGCCGTTTTCGGCGTTGACGCCGTCGATGTGGCCGCAGGATATATTGGCGAAGTTGGGGCAGCCGGAGACGGACGAGCCGCCGAACCACCAGCCGGACTATCGGTTCGATGAGTTTGGGTTTAgggtggaggaggaggacggaccGGAGCCGAGTTCTAATAGGTTGTTGAGTATTCCGTTTATGGAAGATCCGGCGCAGCGGCTGCAGTGGGTGGCTCATTTGGAGTTTTCTCATAATAAGGAGGCTACTGAGTTGACGTGGGACAGCGTTGAGGTGGTTCTGCCGAGGACGGAGAAGCTGAGGGCGATGGTTCGTCAGGGGATTCCGCACTCGTTGCGGCCGCAGATGTGGATGCGACTGTCGGGGGCGTTGCAGAAGAAGCTGAAGTCGGAGACGACGTATCAGGATATATTGAAGGCTTCGTCGAATGATGCTCTGATGACTTCGAAGCAGATTGAGAAGGATCTGCTGCGGATTATGCCGACGAACGCGTGTTTCAGCTCGCTCAGCAGCACCGGAGTTCCGCGGTTGCGTCGGATCTTGCGTGGTATCGCCTGGCTCTATCCGGACATTGGATATTGTCAGGGAACGGGCGTGATAGCGGCgtcgttgttgctgctgctggaagaAGAGGACGCCTTCTGGATGATGGCCACGATTGTGGAGGATCTGCTGCCGGCGTCGTACTATTCGTCCACGCTGCTTGGGATTCAGGCCGACCAGCGGGTCATGCAAACGCTCATCGGAAGCTACCTGTCCGGGGTTGATGAAACGCTCAAGAGCCACGACATTGAACTCTCGCTCATAACGCTGCACTGGTTTCTGACGCTGTTCGCGAGCGTGGTTCACATGAAGATTCTGCTCCGGATCTGGGACTGGTTCTTCTACGATGGGTCGATCGTGCTGTTTCAGCTGACGCTCGGTCTGCTCAAGATCAAGGAACCATCACTGGAGAATCTGGAAAATTCCGCCCAGATATTCAACTCCCTGTCGGACATTCCGGGCGACATCGACGACGTGGAGCACCTGTTTGCGATCTCGACCGAGGTCGGCGGCTCGCTGTCTCCAATGGTGATCGAAACGCACCGCCGGCGTCACCTGGCCTATCTGATGGCCGATCAGGGCGGGCTGGTCGGCAATCCGGAAGCCGGTTCGAACCTACCGAAGCAACATCTGGCCAGGCGTCAGGTCAAAAAGTCCAAGTCGATGCTGCAGATGATTCTGTTCGGTagcgacgacggcgacgaggaGTTGAAGAACAAAAACATCCGCCAGACGGAGATCTTGGTAGATTTGAGGGAGGCAATCCTAAAGGTCGCCCGCCACTTCCTCGCGATCGAACCGAAACTCGCCTCCCATATCAAACTGGTCGCGGATTACACGATGGACAGTCACGCCAAAGACCACGAGAACTACATCAACGTGTCCCGCACGCGAAGCAGACGCGCCAAGGCGCTGCACGACTTTGAAcggcacgacgacgacgagctcgGTTTTCGCAAGAACGacatcatcaccatcatcagCCAAAAGGACGAACACTGCTGGGTTGGCGAGCTGAACGGCCTGCGCGGCTGGTTCCCCGCAAAGTTCGTAGAACTCCTGGACGAACGCAGCAAGCAGTACAGCTGCGCCGGAGACGACGCCATCTCGGAAACCGTGACCGACCTGGTCCGCGGAACGCTCGCCCCCACCCTTAAGCAAGTCCTCGAGCACGGAATGCGTCGTCCGTCGTTCCTCGGCGGCCCGTGCCATCCCTGGCTGTTCATCGAGGAAGCCGCCACGCGCGAAGTCGAAAAGGACTTTGAATCCGTCTACTCGCGACTCGTCCTCTGCAAGACCTACCGCCTCGACGAAGACGGCAAAGTCCTCACCCCAGAGGAACTCCTCTACCGTTGCGTTCAATCCGTCAACCAAAGCCACGATGCGGCCCACGCCCAGATGGACGTCAAGCTGCGCTCGCTCATCTGCCTCGGCCTCAACGAGCAGGTCCTCCACCTGTGGATGGAAGTCCTGTGCAGCTGCTCGGAAATGGTCCAAAAGTGGTACCACCCGTGGAGCTTCATCTACTCGCCCGGCTGGGTCCAGATCAAGTGCGATCTGCGGCTGCTGTGCCAGTTCGCGTTCAACCTGAACCCCGACTGGGAGCTGCCGGCCAAGCGGGAAGCGGCCAGCCAGAGCCAACCGCTGAAGGACGGCGTCCGCGATATGCTCGTCAAGCATCATCTTTTCTCGTGGGATCTGtag